In the genome of Harmonia axyridis chromosome 4, icHarAxyr1.1, whole genome shotgun sequence, the window AATTATTGTTCACTTAAATGTTACAgtgataattatttatttattgatcggAGTTCATACATTCCCATTTGATGTTGATAAttttagaaattaatatttactcatatgtataattttgttaattatttaatttggttaataaattttttgtatttttctaatatttaaCAGAGCAAGATTTAAAAGTTTCATTATGAAACTGAAAATGCagcgaaaaaataattttccctatttcagtatcgtaatgagttcattacagttctaaaaacagtgctttaatgaactcattacagcatcgttttcagttatatttttcgttttgtggttgtctctactgccTTCCAAACCTATCAAATTTCTACAAACGTCAAAAATTGTCaacataatgtataatttggatatagtgaaatgatttgcagcattattcgcaatttctcttaattctggtggtgttaaatcgatttcgtcagacataattcacgaatttaatgcgtaattttaaattgtttcaaatttcgaaacgttcgattcgaattcaaattccgtaatgtgtcaattttcgtaacagtcacaccaactaccaagatacaatacaaaagtcactaggatgtataatttgaatttttcaatgaatttcgacaatatttcataaagcttgactgaaatagagaaaatatcgtctaatactcgttgcagaaggcaattccaacactcttgcgttcgaaatttcgcattcgtgttggaataggagctcattctgcaacttgtttcagaatatactattcagGCTCGGAATCCATGCCCAAAAAGCtttaaaaacataaaaatagtTTGTTGTCGAATagttaattttttataaaaatgaaGGAACCTCTGGCGTGAAGTCCGGATCTTTAGAGCGTACATTCATTGATGCGTCAATTGTGCCCTTGGAGAAATATGTATacgtaacatttttttatttaaagtaaaattccatttgaaaatcaaTTCGTTGAAGAAAACCCCATCGCCATCTATTCACACCCTACTCAACTAAACCTCGCTGATTCGAACAAAAAATAGAATACTGTGTTCGCACGTACAGCCATCTCCGAACAAAAGACCGAACTACTAGTTAGTTCTATGCGCTTTCTTTAGATGTcgtcaaattgaatttgaaatgaatcgaattcaatatcgaaaatgaaacatttatttgaatcaaaaatcacattttattcaattttaacaTGATATCCGAATTAgaagattttattttcaaatttttttcaatgttgtgATGTGTTCGGTTGCAAGTtttgaaagaataaataaaaccTTGCACCTGTTCTCAATTGATGAATagccaaaaaaaaacaaagaaaaaatcaataatttttattagaaaattcaaaatatatacatTAGAATAACaagatttaaaattcaaaaagaaattaccCCGATTCAATGGTAAAATCTTCGCAGCCATTTAATTGTGTTAACTTCAGGGTGTTTTCGTTACAAAGATGCAAAAGTGCAGAAAAAGCGAGGGCACATGTAAGTTCTTTCTTCATCGATTGGGGTAGGACTTTGGATACATCGCTGAAAGCTTTTGAGAACGTTGTCGAgtcgatttttttcgatttctgaaaaaaaaaatcacataaatGGTTAATATTAAGTTTTAGCACCATTACATATATCGTAGAAAAAACCTTACCTCTGCTGCCTTTTCGCTCAAAATTTGCCACATGAAACCTTTAAGTTTTTTCATATCCATTTTTTTGGCTTGCTGAGCATATGGAATGTACACTTTCGGAATCTACAAAAGagggaattttgaaattatgcaaACCGTAAGACTCTTCAGAAACTCACATATTCTGGCGCGTCCACTAGGTTGTCCCCCATGAAATTCTGATCGACATTCAAGGCCTCCACCCCCTCCTCAATATCATTGCCTGGATCGTTATCCATATGATCCATTCCGTCATCCATGCCTATATCGTGATTCTGGAAAAATTTAACATTCTTCTTATaagtgttaaattttttttggtaagtttattagaaatcaaaattattttttgagcaaattagttAGCAAAGGGCTTCAATAGACCCCATTTGAAGTGGTGAGGGCTCTTCCAATGAAGAGACCTCTTTATCCCTATTTGAGGTCAATTGGTCAGCTTGTCTTGAGttgagggttttccaataagaggtttaaatttgaatagcctgctatctggacagctgtcaccttcaaaactgtcattttttgacatttgacaagtaaaactacgccattactagagatggaacgatacacgcttcagcattgatattgttgaaattcactacaataatggtgaaaattttgcagttgcAGTTCGTAAAATTAAACAAtcgttatttctcgaagaggtgatcacatgTGGCCACTGAGATCTTGAGTTTTAACACCTTTCGAAGTGTGAGGTATAGACCAATGCTTCATAATCGATTCAAATGCAGAGAAAggttaaaaaaaatacaaagttgaataaattaatcaCTCACATCTTCATCTAAATGATCCATGGTGTTGACCTCGTCTTGAGTCTTGTTCAGAGCAATTGCATTTGTATCTTTTGGCTTGCATATAAAAGGTTTGATCATTAATTCATATAAGTTATCCATCATGGACCGAATATTTTCATCGGACAAGGGAAGggttattttactgaaaaaaaagaatgaaagtaCTCCACAGATTTTGTGCTCATGTccgaattataaaatttcatctatgttttgaaaatttttcatttcctgaAATAGATGATGAATACCGGTATCTGTTTTTCCATGCAAGTAGTGGATAAGatgtacatatattttttattaatttaacaCTTCtcatttaataatttcaaatatactGTATTCGAAGAACTTTACAATTTacacaattaaatttttttacctGTCGGGAACTaatctttttttgaatttaatcTTCACCATATTTTCTAGAGCCAACCTCGCTTCAGCGCCTTTCTTGAAATCCAGCGGTTGTGGTTCATAccgtttaatttttttcttctgtcTGATAATGGATTGAGCCTCCTCAACATTACCTGAGAATATAGATTTATCCCTTTTTATGCACTTCAGTTTCCAATGGCTTGGTCCTGCCCATATTTTCTCGATGACCTTtaataatatatacagggtgagtcttgaAGCTGTACATTAAATTTAAACATGGATGTTTTGATAGTTTTTCTGCTATTTGGAATGGAGAGAAATATAATCTAATTACAATAATAAGAATCTTCTCGGCCATTCTTAAGATATAAATGGTGTAACTTTCCCACCTCCAATTCCATAACACCctgttgaattgaaaactttgaaatCGCTTACCTTTCCGCTACCGAGAGTGATAAGACTGTTGTATGAATATTCAGATCTTGCAAAGTCCATATCTGAGGTTATCAAGTCAACAATATGGGGTACATCATGCTTTACTTGATGAGTTAAAAAGTCTTCTGTGTTAGGTACATCATCATCTTCTTCATGAGCATctgcaatttttcgaataaaatataTACTACTTTCTCATATTAGCCAAAAATTAccgaaatcgttaaaaacatCGTGTATAGTGCCATCCAATTCCGGTACAGGAATTCCTTGATTGTCATAAACAACCACATCTTCTAACAATTTTTCCGcgttattttcagtttggctcctgaaaaattcaatttgtagggcaaaattacaaataaaaaaaaataatacatactGTTCTTCTTCTGCTGCATTTTCCAGATTCAAAATGAAGTTTTGGAAAGGAACGCAAATGTTTCCAGTTTTTGGAAGAAGAtctgtattgaaatttttttgttcctgAAGACAATCCAAAGTCTCATCAGGTCCTGTTGTCCAAGCCTTATCACCGCCTCTAAAAATTATAAACATAAATGGAAATAATAATCCGTTTGAATAAATTAGAATAAGAATTAAGAAAACTCACAAGGCTAATAATTTATAACAGGCACTATCCATCGGTAAACTATTGGTAAACAAGTTTTCTACAGTACTCAGACTAGAGTCGATTCTATTAGAGAAAAATACAGATTCTAATTGTGGAATTTCAGTGAGTAAAGTGTTTCGATCCTTAACAATAGTATTTCTCActctttttctcttttttctaGTAGGCTGGGTAGCATTATTTCCCAATTCTGCATCATCTTCAACTTCATTTCCTaaaagaaattaatttgattcaGAAAAAACTTGTTCCAATTTGTTCGGTTATCCTTTCGTTACCACGGTTCACATATACCTTTATCTTCAAGTTGGTTCTTTTCAACAAACCGTGACATTGAATGAGCCAACTTTAAACCTTGCGCATGCAAGTCATCTACACGTAAACCATATACTTTAGCACCAATATCCAATGAGGTACTAGCTACTTGTAGTGTATTACTGCTCTGTTTTTTGGATAAGATGCCCAATAAGTCAATAATATGAAGCTGCCAAGCAACTCCTGTTGTTATTTTCTGAAACAAACGTAatactttcaatgaaaatatttctcaaatgggaaaaaatcatttacattttcagaaaaaagtttTATGCAAAGTTGAAGATGGTCTTTCATCTCTTGTTCTCCATTAAATCTGAAAGACTCATTAATGGGAGTGGTTGGAGTCTCTTGAGCTTTTTTGTGTACTTCAATGATGCTACGTCTTGAAGTTCTTTCAGATTCATCATTAATTGGTTcctagaattgaaaaatttaagggAACGTGATATTGCATTATACATAAGATTAATTACTGTTGGAATTGGGGTATCAACTAACATCAAAGTTCTCCTCCTCCCCTTTTTATTATCAATAGGTGTGGAAAATGCCATTTTATTTGTCGTAGGGTCTTTATTATGATGCTCGACGATTTTTATTCTTTAAGTGCTTACAATCTTGTAACATAAGCTGTAGtagattaattttaaaaatataaataaacataTAAACAACATACAACGGTTTCTAGGACAGATTTGAAATCGAAGGGTTGAACTATTTTGATTCTTCAGATTATTAGAACTACCGTGTAGACGTAGCAATACAATTAGTGACAGTCTCCACTTCAAACACATTAGATTTAAGGATAAGATCATTAACTAATTTAAATTAACCGAAATTCGTAATGTGTTCTTAAGTTAATCATAAGACATGTATTGTACACACAATCAAGTATTAGATATTTTCATATAATAATTAGAAATGTGGTTTTGTAGTTTCAGTAAGATACGTATAGacattgtttaaggagaagatagttGGTTACTCGCCCTGCAAAGGGCATTGGATGTGCGTATGTGGCGGTACCTATTAGAATTATGTGGCAAACTCAGAATTTTTGGGGTCCATCCTAATGCGCCCTCTAGGCGGCTATTTCTATAATCATTTGTCGGTAAAGAGGTTTCTACATTGGGTACAAAACTTGACGTGAAGAGTAAATAATCGGAGCCAAGTAAAGTAGAAACACTTCGATGTTTATGACCCAGGTTTCGAGCTTGGGATTTTATTGCTTTGGTCGTAACGGGGTTTGTTTTTGTTATCGGATTTCGCTCATTCTTACATACAGTTAGAAGGCTTCAAAAAGacggattttcaagaatttttttcgcgcagactattcaatttattaatttgaaaattggtgtacatattataataaccttataatatattaacatattttttatttgtcaaaataatCTTCGCGAATGTTGCTATCGCCGATCTCCTAGAGCTCCgcaaaaaaaaaccaattttgCGGTGATCACGATATCTCTGGACCGgattatctgaaatgaaaatcgtgaagggaatgtatgatctgatttgcgtttgaaaaaaaaaactgtcattgGAGCAAAATAGGTATAAgactattttttagtttttcgaaaagagaattttaaatttaattaattgattatgtgaaattgttatcagtgaatagtttcatGTTAAGGTTATCTACCTCAAATAGGTaactaaaatattggaatactgccaaaagaaaaagaaaatttgatttaaaaaaactattctcttttttgtgaaaatctcatttgttttgtgataggacgtgaatgtttaatttatgaatatacatataagactttttcagctgaatatttgattcaaattatatcgaattttggtttgcaaagagatttttcatgaaaaataaaattataaaattccatataagtTTCCCCTCTCAGATCGGCGTTAAGCATTGAATAATATtgctcagggcccccgcaagggacatcaacgcccgcgtgcggaacatattttggcgcccctcgaagggggaggtggagaaaagtactactgtataatcggaaattttttttttgaagttttgttgagaatttagtatagaatggttgaaaatctatcagcaaccttcattgtctTAAGAACTTTAAGgtgttatttgtaacataatacatttcaaatgtgtttcaaaacttaagctgtattcttctataaattattcataaaggcataaacatttaattaggatcaatccagaaattgaatggatgtttttctagatttggctgctgcaaattcttttatattatcaatcaatcaattttatcgagtatctcttgctctatatctaagattgctaatccagaaaatctttcttgagacatggt includes:
- the LOC123678342 gene encoding condensin complex subunit 2-like isoform X1 — translated: MAFSTPIDNKKGRRRTLMLVDTPIPTEPINDESERTSRRSIIEVHKKAQETPTTPINESFRFNGEQEMKDHLQLCIKLFSENKITTGVAWQLHIIDLLGILSKKQSSNTLQVASTSLDIGAKVYGLRVDDLHAQGLKLAHSMSRFVEKNQLEDKGNEVEDDAELGNNATQPTRKKRKRVRNTIVKDRNTLLTEIPQLESVFFSNRIDSSLSTVENLFTNSLPMDSACYKLLALGGDKAWTTGPDETLDCLQEQKNFNTDLLPKTGNICVPFQNFILNLENAAEEEQSQTENNAEKLLEDVVVYDNQGIPVPELDGTIHDVFNDFDAHEEDDDVPNTEDFLTHQVKHDVPHIVDLITSDMDFARSEYSYNSLITLGSGKVIEKIWAGPSHWKLKCIKRDKSIFSGNVEEAQSIIRQKKKIKRYEPQPLDFKKGAEARLALENMVKIKFKKRLVPDSKITLPLSDENIRSMMDNLYELMIKPFICKPKDTNAIALNKTQDEVNTMDHLDEDNHDIGMDDGMDHMDNDPGNDIEEGVEALNVDQNFMGDNLVDAPEYIPKVYIPYAQQAKKMDMKKLKGFMWQILSEKAAEKSKKIDSTTFSKAFSDVSKVLPQSMKKELTCALAFSALLHLCNENTLKLTQLNGCEDFTIESG
- the LOC123678342 gene encoding condensin complex subunit 2-like isoform X2, producing the protein MKDHLQLCIKLFSENKITTGVAWQLHIIDLLGILSKKQSSNTLQVASTSLDIGAKVYGLRVDDLHAQGLKLAHSMSRFVEKNQLEDKGNEVEDDAELGNNATQPTRKKRKRVRNTIVKDRNTLLTEIPQLESVFFSNRIDSSLSTVENLFTNSLPMDSACYKLLALGGDKAWTTGPDETLDCLQEQKNFNTDLLPKTGNICVPFQNFILNLENAAEEEQSQTENNAEKLLEDVVVYDNQGIPVPELDGTIHDVFNDFDAHEEDDDVPNTEDFLTHQVKHDVPHIVDLITSDMDFARSEYSYNSLITLGSGKVIEKIWAGPSHWKLKCIKRDKSIFSGNVEEAQSIIRQKKKIKRYEPQPLDFKKGAEARLALENMVKIKFKKRLVPDSKITLPLSDENIRSMMDNLYELMIKPFICKPKDTNAIALNKTQDEVNTMDHLDEDNHDIGMDDGMDHMDNDPGNDIEEGVEALNVDQNFMGDNLVDAPEYIPKVYIPYAQQAKKMDMKKLKGFMWQILSEKAAEKSKKIDSTTFSKAFSDVSKVLPQSMKKELTCALAFSALLHLCNENTLKLTQLNGCEDFTIESG